From a region of the Zingiber officinale cultivar Zhangliang chromosome 4B, Zo_v1.1, whole genome shotgun sequence genome:
- the LOC121974781 gene encoding beta-carotene hydroxylase 2, chloroplastic-like isoform X1: MAATTTIPCRLPPGAVGCGFLLFRPLPARVSCGRAFTLHPCLRRRHSSICFAPKAVADDQANDGESESKETEELRISSSAERKARKEAERRTYLIAAVMSSLGITSMAVASVYYRFTWQMEGGEVPATEMLGTFALSVGAAVGMELWARWAHRALWHASLWPMHESHHRPRDGPFELNDVFAVINAVPAISLMAYGLLHRGLFPGLCFGANHQSVQGLGFTLFGIAYMFVHDGLVHRRFPVGPIANVPYFRRVAAAHQIHHTHKFGGVPYGLFLGPKELEEVGGLEELEEVISRRNKLSGR; encoded by the exons ATGGCGGCCACCACTACAATCCCCTGCCGCTTGCCTCCCGGAGCCGTCGGCTGCGGCTTCCTCCTCTTCCGGCCGCTCCCTGCTCGGGTTTCCTGCGGCAGAGCTTTCACGCTGCACCCGTGTCTGCGTCGGCGACACAGCTCGATCTGCTTTGCGCCCAAGGCGGTGGCTGATGATCAGGCCAACGATGGGGAAAGTGAGTCAAAAGAAACAGAGGAGCTGCGTATCTCGTCGTCGGCGGAGAGGAAGGCGCGGAAAGAGGCAGAGCGGCGGACGTACCTGATCGCGGCGGTGATGTCGAGTCTCGGCATCACTTCCATGGCGGTCGCGTCCGTCTACTACCGCTTCACCTGGCAAATGGAG GGAGGAGAGGTTCCGGCGACGGAGATGTTGGGGACGTTCGCTCTTTCCGTGGGCGCAGCGGTAGGAATGGAGTTGTGGGCGCGGTGGGCGCATCGGGCGCTGTGGCACGCCTCGCTGTGGCCCATGCACGAATCGCACCACCGCCCGCGCGACGGCCCCTTCGAGCTCAATGACGTCTTCGCCGTCATCAACGCCGTCCCCGCCATCTCCCTCATGGCCTACGGCTTACTCCACCGCGGCCTTTTCCCCGGCCTCTGCTTCGGCGCC AATCATCAATCCGTGCAGGGCCTGGGGTTCACGCTGTTCGGAATCGCCTACATGTTCGTCCACGACGGGCTGGTCCACCGCCGGTTTCCAGTGGGCCCAATCGCCAACGTGCCCTACTTCCGCCGCGTCGCCGCCGCCCACCAG ATCCACCACACGCACAAGTTTGGAGGGGTGCCCTACGGCCTGTTCCTGGGCCCGAAG GAGCTGGAAGAGGTGGGTGGATTGGAGGAGCTGGAAGAGGTGATCAGCAGGAGGAATAAGCTCTCCGGCAGATAA
- the LOC121974781 gene encoding beta-carotene hydroxylase 2, chloroplastic-like isoform X2: MAATTTIPCRLPPGAVGCGFLLFRPLPARVSCGRAFTLHPCLRRRHSSICFAPKAVADDQANDGESESKETEELRISSSAERKARKEAERRTYLIAAVMSSLGITSMAVASVYYRFTWQMEGGEVPATEMLGTFALSVGAAVGMELWARWAHRALWHASLWPMHESHHRPRDGPFELNDVFAVINAVPAISLMAYGLLHRGLFPGLCFGAGLGFTLFGIAYMFVHDGLVHRRFPVGPIANVPYFRRVAAAHQIHHTHKFGGVPYGLFLGPKELEEVGGLEELEEVISRRNKLSGR; this comes from the exons ATGGCGGCCACCACTACAATCCCCTGCCGCTTGCCTCCCGGAGCCGTCGGCTGCGGCTTCCTCCTCTTCCGGCCGCTCCCTGCTCGGGTTTCCTGCGGCAGAGCTTTCACGCTGCACCCGTGTCTGCGTCGGCGACACAGCTCGATCTGCTTTGCGCCCAAGGCGGTGGCTGATGATCAGGCCAACGATGGGGAAAGTGAGTCAAAAGAAACAGAGGAGCTGCGTATCTCGTCGTCGGCGGAGAGGAAGGCGCGGAAAGAGGCAGAGCGGCGGACGTACCTGATCGCGGCGGTGATGTCGAGTCTCGGCATCACTTCCATGGCGGTCGCGTCCGTCTACTACCGCTTCACCTGGCAAATGGAG GGAGGAGAGGTTCCGGCGACGGAGATGTTGGGGACGTTCGCTCTTTCCGTGGGCGCAGCGGTAGGAATGGAGTTGTGGGCGCGGTGGGCGCATCGGGCGCTGTGGCACGCCTCGCTGTGGCCCATGCACGAATCGCACCACCGCCCGCGCGACGGCCCCTTCGAGCTCAATGACGTCTTCGCCGTCATCAACGCCGTCCCCGCCATCTCCCTCATGGCCTACGGCTTACTCCACCGCGGCCTTTTCCCCGGCCTCTGCTTCGGCGCC GGCCTGGGGTTCACGCTGTTCGGAATCGCCTACATGTTCGTCCACGACGGGCTGGTCCACCGCCGGTTTCCAGTGGGCCCAATCGCCAACGTGCCCTACTTCCGCCGCGTCGCCGCCGCCCACCAG ATCCACCACACGCACAAGTTTGGAGGGGTGCCCTACGGCCTGTTCCTGGGCCCGAAG GAGCTGGAAGAGGTGGGTGGATTGGAGGAGCTGGAAGAGGTGATCAGCAGGAGGAATAAGCTCTCCGGCAGATAA
- the LOC121974785 gene encoding heavy metal-associated isoprenylated plant protein 39-like, which produces MSKKIAVKLDLHDDKEKQKVLKAVSTLRGIDSVGLDMKEQKLTVVGSVDPIDVVKKLRRSWKAIIVSVGPAEEKKAEPKKEEGKKEEKKKEEPKKEEKKPDPHEQLLAELVNAYRGYNTHMNNHYYVQWVEEDPNACTIL; this is translated from the exons ATGAGCAAG AAAATAGCGGTGAAACTGGATCTACACGACGACAAGGAAAAACAGAAGGTCTTGAAGGCCGTCTCTACTCTTCGTG GGATCGATTCCGTTGGACTGGACATGAAAGAGCAAAAACTGACCGTAGTCGGATCGGTCGACCCTATCGACGTCGTGAAGAAGTTGAGAAGGTCATGGAAGGCCATCATAGTCTCCGTTGGGCCtgcagaggagaagaaggcagagccgAAGAAAGAGGaagggaagaaggaagagaagaagaaagaggagcccaaaaaggaagagaagaaaccCGATCCCCACGAGCAACTGTTAGCTGAGCTTGTCAACGCATATAGAGGCTATAATACTCATATGAACAACCATTACTATGTGCAGTGGGTCGAGGAGGATCCAAATGCTTGCACCATCCTCTGA